The genomic window GGTTGTATCGGAGGAACAACCAAGTAGAAAATGAAACCAGAGAAATTGGAACTTAGCGGCAATTGAATGCTGATGGAATTTTGTGAAGAGCAATGATGGAACAAGTCATCAAGTTTACTTCCTCTAATTGGCAAGAAATAACAAACCTTGCCAACACTGACGTCATGCTCACTAAGAAAACTATCACCATAATCAACAATGAATTCTTCATTTCTGTTTTCTTCTAATGTTGGTGATAGTTGTTGTGCTTCAGCCCTAACAATGGCATCCTTCAAAATGGTAAAGCATGACTCTTCCTCCAACTTCACACAGTTCAGGAATGCAAAAGTAGTACCCTGCTGTCTTTTTAATTGTTCTGTGGAACTTGATACTGTGCTCAAAGATTTGCAGTCCCAGGCCTTAAAAGCTTGAAGGGAAGGTGGAAGCTCTGGTACAAGTTGTAACCTTTCACAGTGACAAATAAAAAGAAGTTTGAGCCGAGGAAGATTCTTAATGCTTTCTGGAAAGGTCATGATATTAGTGTCATGAATGGTTATCAACAACAATGATGATAACAAAGAGATGTTGTCTGGGAGTTCAGTTAAACTTGGACATCTATCAAATTTCAGTTCTTTTAGATAATGGAACATTGGGCTGGGTAGGATTGTGCTTAAGGTGGCCACCGTGTCACATTCATGATTATTAGGGTCTGAAAGAATGATTTGATTGGTGAACTTCTCTGGAAGATCCATGAGGAGATCACTGATTGGAAATGAGAAGTTATCAAGATTTTGAAGATGCACAATTGATGAAGGTAGTTGTTTCAAGGCAGTTGACCTCAAATGCAGATTAATATGAGAATTATCTTTTGAAATTGGGATAGAGAATTCTTGCATATTTGGGCAATTATAAGCAACGACATCTTTAAGAGATGGTGAACAAGTGGTGCAAGAAAGGCTCTTAAGTTCTGTGCATCCAAACACACATAACCCTGAAAGCTTTGGAAGAGATAAAATAGAAGGGTGAAGATGAGCTAATTTGTCACAACCATTCACCCACACTTCTTTTAGATTTGGAGCACCGGATAAATCTGGACACTCTATCATTCGTTTCGAGCTAGCCAGATAAATTAGCTCCAAAATTGGAAAATTCTGCAATAGCATATAATGGATCAAGTAAGTTAATTAGGAAACTCTAAATAGATAGAATTATTCTTGTATAATCACATAAGTTTTAATTATTCTCTTtcttaaggaaaaagaaaataccaGGGGCTCATCCCAAAGCTTTTCAAGATCACTATATGGCATGGAGAGTTCAACAAGCTTGCTAGGCCAAGAAGTGGTTGACAGAGATTTTAATGGACATCCATCCCATTGGATATATCTCAAGTCATTCGGCAACTCCAGATTTGTTGGAAGACTCAATGTATAATCAACTCTCTTTTGTCCATAGCCATTGTCGTTAGCAAAAGCAAGTAACCTTAGCTTTGGCATCTTTCTAAGTGCATCGGAGCTTATACATATTTCTGTCCGCTCAGTCATATCCAAATATATGGTTTCAATTGTAGCAGACCCCTGACAAANNNNNNNNNNNNNNNNNNNNNNNNNNNNNNNNNNNNNNNNNNNNNNNNNNNNNNNNNNNNNNNNNNNNNNNNNNNNNNNNNNNNNNNNNNNNNNNNNNNNNNNNNNNNNNNNNNNNNNNNNNNNNNNNNNNNNNNNNNaataataataataataataataataataataataataataataataatcaatgttagtgtaactaatttttcaaaaaacatgTTCTATTAAAATGTCATTTACTTACTTTATCATTTTTTAATATGTCGCAAATTTCGTCTGGGTGCCACACTCTGCTACGCTTTCCAGGGTTCTTGAGAGATTCTTCGCATACAATTTTGTGACCCATTTCCTGTAACAAgtcatgcatttgtatgcttttatTGGTAGCTATTGATATAAGAGCCTTGTCTAAAAGGTTTCTTATTCCAATATCTGCAAAGAAGCCACACTCATTCAATATTCTTAtcactttttctttctcttctccttTAAAAAAGCATGCAATATCTAGAAATATATCCTTCTCTGTATCATCTAATTCATTGAAGCTCAACCTCAACACCTTCTGAATATCTGCATTAGGAATCCTCTTTAGTTTTGTCAATGCATTGTCCCATTCCTTTTCACTTTTGGAATGAAGAAATGATCCCAAAACTTTCAATGCTAAAGGATTTCCTCTGGCATAAGCAAGTGCCCTTTTTGATAGCTCCCAGTATTCATTTTCAGGAGGATGGGTTCTGTTGAAGGCATTCAAGCTAAAGAGTTTGAGAGAGTTCTCCTCATTCATTTCTGTGACTTCATGGATATGATCAACCGATCTACTCAGAAGAACATGCTTATCTCTGGTGGTAACAATAACTTTGCTACCAACTCCAAGATAATCTTGTCCCACTCCAAGCAAATTTTCTAAAAGCTCAGAAGTATTCACATCATCTAGCACTATGAAAACTTTCTTACGCCTCAATCTGCGGAGTATAGCAGAAGACACAATCTTTGGAGTGGTAATATGAACATGTTCCTGCAGCAACTCAGAAAGAAGTCTATTGAATATGTAGCTGAGGCCATGCCTTGAAGATTCTTCTCTTACATTGGCCAAGAAACAACTACCTTGGTACTTGGGAGAGAACTCTTGAAAAATGGCAGCCGCAATAGTTGTTTTTCCTATGCCGCCCATGCCCCAGATTCCAATGGTTCGAACTTCTTGTGAGTTGATCAAAACAgattcaatgcatgcataattTTGGTCATGTATAAAAGGGCTCCTGAGTTCATTTGTGTATTTCTGATCCAATTTTCGGACAATCATTTGGACTATGCCTTCAATGAGGTCAGATTCAGTCCTGGCATGTGTAATTTAACCCAAAAAAGTTAAAATGTATACACACCAAAAAAGAGGAGATTGAACAAATGGCAATAAAACCAATTAATTAATAAAGATAGGAAAGAGTAATAGACTAATAGTATAAATGTATAATTAAGGTTCGGTAAAAGTATCTTCTTGTGAGGACGAGGCTAAACAAGGTAACACGTATCCTATTTATTTGGgttaaataaattaattgaacCAATAtcaatacatatataatatatataggaaaaatataggtagacaataagaatattaaaatttattctaataaaatttatttttattctactAAACGTTAAATAAACTATTGAAAAGAATTTTGTTTTCTCCATTAGAGAAGAATGATAAACTTCCATACTTCTATTATGTTATGGCAATAATTTGGCCTGTTATTTTTTAAtgtacaaaataataataataataataataataataataataataataataataaacaagtaTGTCACAGTAAAAAAGAAAATACGTCACCAAATAATTTATTATCCGAATTATATATGAATCCAATTGATAATATGAGGGCTAACACTACAAAAATCGATAGCAAAGTTAGGAACTTACAAAATCTTTCTTAGACTCACAGAAAAAATGTTTATATTTGTGTGATATATAaaacaattatcatattattattacattaattatatatatatatgagcaaAAAAAGTCCAACTGTTTTAaagtaaaattttcttttaatatttgattAAATGTTCTTGTATTTAATACTTTTTTTTGGCACTTCCTCTtagttaaaaatataatcattataattttttagttattattgttAGGGTGTTCACAGATCGGATATGGCTGAAATTTGGATCCAATCCGCACTAAACTCATTAGATCAAATTCGATATTCgcattttttatg from Arachis ipaensis cultivar K30076 chromosome B09, Araip1.1, whole genome shotgun sequence includes these protein-coding regions:
- the LOC107614896 gene encoding TMV resistance protein N-like yields the protein MAFSDVYSPPTPPPLTKYDVFISFNGKDTRNGFTSHLHSALCRNQIETFIDYRIEKGGEIWEELVQAIRDSSVYLVIFSEHYASSKWCLRELAEIIELTNMMEKGHHRIIPVFYRIEPTHVRKQTGSYYNVFADYDRNLNYRLVRQWRKALFHAANISGFEYQPHHSRTESDLIEGIVQMIVRKLDQKYTNELRSPFIHDQNYACIESVLINSQEVRTIGIWGMGGIGKTTIAAAIFQEFSPKYQGSCFLANVREESSRHGLSYIFNRLLSELLQEHVHITTPKIVSSAILRRLRRKKVFIVLDDVNTSELLENLLGVGQDYLGVGSKVIVTTRDKHVLLSRSVDHIHEVTEMNEENSLKLFSLNAFNRTHPPENEYWELSKRALAYARGNPLALKVLGSFLHSKSEKEWDNALTKLKRIPNADIQKVLRLSFNELDDTEKDIFLDIACFFKGEEKEKVIRILNECGFFADIGIRNLLDKALISIATNKSIQMHDLLQEMGHKIVCEESLKNPGKRSRVWHPDEICDILKNDKGSATIETIYLDMTERTEICISSDALRKMPKLRLLAFANDNGYGQKRVDYTLSLPTNLELPNDLRYIQWDGCPLKSLSTTSWPSKLVELSMPYSDLEKLWDEPLNFPILELIYLASSKRMIECPDLSGAPNLKEVWVNGCDKLAHLHPSILSLPKLSGLCVFGCTELKSLSCTTCSPSLKDVVAYNCPNMQEFSIPISKDNSHINLHLRSTALKQLPSSIVHLQNLDNFSFPISDLLMDLPEKFTNQIILSDPNNHECDTVATLSTILPSPMFHYLKELKFDRCPSLTELPDNISLLSSLLLITIHDTNIMTFPESIKNLPRLKLLFICHCERLQLVPELPPSLQAFKAWDCKSLSTVSSSTEQLKRQQGTTFAFLNCVKLEEESCFTILKDAIVRAEAQQLSPTLEENRNEEFIVDYGDSFLSEHDVSVGKVCYFLPIRGSKLDDLFHHCSSQNSISIQLPLSSNFSGFIFYLVVPPIQPCDKGDIEMSFGFECYLETSWGQRIHKASLSSLRWRNCVYIGFQMNLLSDHVLLWYDSQCCKQIMEIIRRRKAIDDDDQNANLEVKFFARLPNKEQVAIKACGIRWIYPNMEEESRGCRFKRSRDVFELEAIASPHKEKGFESDDEGEELVPPAKKFKHSLTEVESVENLRKKLEQLLHIQFDGGSLSAEIKLGYNVYSIYN